The proteins below come from a single Malus sylvestris chromosome 3, drMalSylv7.2, whole genome shotgun sequence genomic window:
- the LOC126615938 gene encoding calcium-transporting ATPase 12, plasma membrane-type-like, whose amino-acid sequence MVRSSDTAYNCGPSLLDDLDDLDTALRAKKRWRMAFLALRVVRVMLELPKEIVSRAKKYGDVEIDHNSFVSDVDDHEDAGLAETVKEKNLAAAKSRDSPYGYGKLLLDITTTTLTRAKMRWRMAYATIYAVRAMLSLPKELLNKKNNYKKDSEILHSYSYTALDVKPSTSHQEIITETDRCSFLPNTVFDHVGLVRVVKDKDLGALNQFGGVIGVSTYLKTNPENGIPGNELEVNERREIFGSNTYHKQPPKGLFYFVLDALKDTTILILCVCAALSLGFGIKEHGAKEGWYEGGSIFVAVFIVIVVSALSNFRQELQFDKLSKISSNIKVEVFRDKQRQEISIFDIVVGDVVVLNMGDQIPADGLFLDGYSLQVDESSMTGESDHVEVDSTKNPFLFSGAKVVDGHARMLVTSVGMNTAWGEMMSSISQDSNERTPLQERLDKLTSSIGKVGLAVAFLVLVVLLIRYFTGNTKDDYGKKEYSGSNKNIDGVLSGVVRIVSAAVTIVVVAIPEGLPLAVTLTLAYSMKRMMNDQAMVRKLQACETMGSATVICTDKTGTLTKNEMEVTQFFVGQDLIEKDNSITSIVRELFHQGVGLNTTGSVYMPLLGSKPEISGSPTEKAILHWAVSDLGMDMEKLKPSYDILHVETFNSDKKRSGVLIKKKNNTIHVHWKGAAEMIVAMCSSYYETNGTVKSLDEDGRSNIEKTIQGMAASSLRCIAFAHAQISEKEIEYSNNKKAHPRLKEDGLILLGVVGLKDPCRPGVTKAVKICMSAGVQIKMITGDNVFTAKAIATECGILKTEDVENGDQVIEGAEFRNYTPEERMKRVDRICVMARSSPFDKLLMVQCLKQKGHVVAVTGDGTNDAPALKEADIGLSMGIQGTEVAKESSDIIILDDNFNSVATVLRWGRCVYNNIQKFIQFQLTVNVAALVINFIAAVSAGEVPLTAVQLLWVNLIMDTLGALALATERPTDELMQKKPVGRTAPLITNIMWRNLLCQALYQIAILLTLQFSGESIFNVTAAVNDTLIFNTFVLCQIFNEFNSRSMEKQNVFKGIHRNKLFIGIVVITIVLQVVMVEFLKKFASTERLTLWQWATCVAIAAVSWPIGWIVKCIPVPDEPFFKTIKRSLTNKRNV is encoded by the exons ATGGTACGCAGCAGCGACACGGCCTACAATTGCGGCCCGTCGCTCCTTGACGACCTTGACGACCTTGACACCGCCCTCCGAGCTAAGAAGAGGTGGCGGATGGCCTTTTTGGCGTTACGTGTTGTCCGTGTTATGCTTGAGCTTCCCAAAGAGATAGTATCCAGGGCAAAAAAGTATGGAGACGTAGAAATTGATCACAACAGTTTTGTGTCCGACGTTGATGATCATGAAGATGCTGGACTTGCAGAAACTGTGAAGGAAAAGAACTTGGCTGCTGCAAAAAG CCGCGATTCGCCTTATGGTTATGGCAAATTGCTCCTCGACATCACCACTACCACCCTCACCAGAGCCAAGATGAGATGGCGCATGGCCTACGCAACAATATATGCTGTTCGGGCCATGCTTTCGCTTCCCAAAGAGCTtctaaacaagaaaaacaactaCAAAAAGGACTCCGAGATTTTGCACTCTTATTCTTACACTGCACTGGATGTGAAACCAAGCACTTCCCACCAAGAAATCATTACTGAAACTGATCGGTGCAGTTTTCTCCCCAACACTGTATTTGATCATGTAGGACTTGTACGAGTGGTGAAGGATAAAGACTTGGGCGCTCTGAACCAGTTTGGAGGAGTTATCGGCGTCAGCACTTATCTCAAAACAAACCCTGAAAATGGCATCCCTGGAAATGAGCTAGAAGTCAACGAAAGGCGTGAAATCTTTGGTTCAAATACCTACCACAAGCAGCCTCCAAAAGGGTTGTTCTATTTTGTGCTGGACGCTTTGAAAGATACAACAATTCTGATTCTCTGTGTCTGTGCGGCGCTTTCTCTCGGATTTGGAATCAAAGAGCATGGGGCGAAGGAAGGCTGGTACGAGGGAGGAAGCATCTTTGTTGCTGTATTCATTGTCATTGTTGTCTCAGCTCTCAGTAACTTTAGACAAGAATTACAGTTCGACAAATTGTCTAAAATCAGTAGCAACATCAAAGTTGAGGTATTTAGAGACAAACAGAGACAAGAAATCTCCATCTTCGATATTGTAGTTGGAGATGTTGTGGTTCTGAACATGGGAGATCAAATACCTGCAGATGGATTGTTCCTAGATGGGTATTCCTTACAAGTGGACGAGTCAAGCATGACGGGAGAGAGTGACCATGTTGAAGTTGATTCTACCAAGAACCCCTTCCTGTTCTCCGGTGCAAAGGTGGTAGATGGCCATGCTCGAATGCTCGTCACATCAGTTGGGATGAACACTGCGTGGGGAGAAATGATGAGCTCAATATCGCAGGACTCAAATGAAAGAACACCATTACAAGAAAGGCTTGACAAACTAACCTCTTCTATTGGAAAGGTAGGCCTTGCAGTTGCCTTCCTAGTTCTTGTAGTCTTGTTGATTCGTTATTTCACTGGTAACACAAAAGATGATTATGGAAAAAAGGAGTACAGTGGTAGCAACAAAAATATAGATGGTGTGTTGAGCGGAGTAGTTCGCATTGTTTCCGCTGCAGTCACTATTGTGGTTGTGGCAATCCCAGAAGGTCTGCCGTTGGCCGTCACACTAACACTTGCTTACTCAATGAAAAGAATGATGAATGATCAGGCTATGGTCAGAAAACTACAAGCTTGTGAGACGATGGGATCAGCAACCGTTATTTGTACTGACAAAACAGGAACTTTGACAAAAAATGAAATGGAAGTGACTCAATTTTTTGTTGGCCAAGATCTCATTGAGAAAGATAATTCAATCACATCAATTGTTCGTGAATTATTCCATCAAGGAGTTGGCTTGAACACGACCGGAAGTGTTTACATGCCTCTTTTGGGATCAAAACCCGAAATTTCTGGTAGTCCAACAGAGAAAGCGATTCTCCATTGGGCTGTTTCAGATTTGGGTATGGACATGGAAAAGTTGAAGCCTAGTTATGACATTCTTCATGTTGAAACGTTTAACTCAGATAAGAAACGAAGCGGGGTTCTtataaagaagaagaataacacCATCCATGTGCACTGGAAAGGAGCTGCTGAGATGATCGTTGCAATGTGCTCGAGTTATTATGAAACCAACGGGACTGTAAAGTCCTTGGATGAAGATGGTAGGTCAAATattgagaaaacaatccaaggcaTGGCAGCTAGTAGCCTCCGGTGCATTGCTTTTGCTCATGCTCAAATTTCAGAGAAAGAAATTGAATACAGCAACAACAAGAAGGCCCACCCAAGGCTAAAAGAAGATGGATTAATCTTGCTAGGGGTAGTTGGTCTCAAAGATCCATGTCGGCCAGGGGTCACCAAAGCTGTGAAAATATGCATGTCTGCAGGCGTGCAAATTAAAATGATTACCGGAGACAATGTTTTCACAGCTAAAGCTATAGCTACAGAATGTGGAATACTAAAGACTGAGGATGTGGAAAATGGTGATCAAGTGATAGAAGGAGCAGAATTCCGAAACTACACACCGGAAGAGAGAATGAAAAGGGTCGATAGAATTTGCGTGATGGCAAGATCCTCCCCGTTCGACAAGCTATTGATGGTGCAGTGTTTGAAGCAGAAAGGACATGTGGTTGCAGTCACAGGAGATGGCACAAATGATGCACCTGCATTGAAAGAAGCTGATATAGGACTTTCCATGGGAATCCAAGGGACGGAGGTGGCAAAAGAAAGCTCAGACATCATCATCTTGGACGACAACTTCAATTCTGTGGCCACAGTTTTGAGGTGGGGGAGATGTGTTTATAACAATATACAGAAGTTCATCCAGTTTCAACTAACCGTTAATGTCGCAGCTCTAGTAATCAACTTTATCGCCGCAGTTTCAGCTGGTGAAGTTCCCCTAACAGCAGTTCAGTTGCTGTGGGTGAATCTCATCATGGATACACTAGGCGCTCTCGCCCTTGCTACTGAACGGCCAACAGATGAGCTAATGCAGAAGAAACCTGTAGGTCGAACTGCACCACTCATAACCAATATTATGTGGAGAAACCTTTTATGTCAAGCTCTATATCAAATAGCCATCCTCTTAACCTTGCAGTTCAGTGGCGAGTCCATCTTCAATGTCACTGCTGCAGTGAATGATACTTTGATTTTCAACACGTTCGTACTCTGTCAAATTTTCAACGAGTTCAACTCGAGGAGCATGGAGAAGCAGAATGTATTCAAAGGAATTCACAGGAACAAATTGTTTATTGGAATTGTGGTTATAACTATCGTTCTTCAAGTTGTGATGGTGGAGTTCCTGAAGAAGTTTGCAAGCACAGAGAGGTTGACTTTGTGGCAATGGGCAACTTGTGTCGCAATTGCAGCTGTTTCATGGCCAATTGGTTGGATCGTGAAGTGCATACCAGTTCCAGATGAACCGTTCTTCAAAACTATCAAGAGGTCACTCACTAACAAAAGAAATGTGTGA